A section of the Bacteroidales bacterium genome encodes:
- a CDS encoding SIS domain-containing protein yields the protein MQNDIKNIFQHEAQAIMNIPVTDAYDQTIDLIYRSVHQNGGKVVVSGMGKAGQIAVSIATTFSSTGTPAVWLHPADAQHGDLGILCKNDVLLLISNSGKTREIIELVALAKGLWEQVPIIVITGNPEGELAKKADVCIFTGNPSEVCTLGLSPTTSTTVMSVIGDALVVQMMKRIGFNKAEYAKRHHGGYLGQKSRGETV from the coding sequence ATGCAAAATGATATAAAAAATATTTTTCAGCACGAAGCACAAGCCATTATGAATATCCCGGTCACCGATGCTTATGACCAGACCATTGATCTGATTTATCGATCAGTGCATCAGAATGGGGGGAAAGTAGTGGTCAGTGGTATGGGTAAAGCAGGGCAAATTGCCGTAAGTATAGCCACAACATTCAGTTCCACTGGTACTCCTGCCGTATGGCTTCATCCTGCCGATGCACAACATGGCGACCTGGGCATCCTTTGTAAAAATGATGTTTTGTTGTTGATTTCCAATTCAGGAAAGACCCGTGAAATTATAGAATTAGTAGCTCTGGCAAAAGGACTATGGGAACAGGTTCCTATTATTGTTATCACCGGAAATCCTGAGGGAGAACTGGCAAAAAAAGCAGATGTATGTATTTTTACAGGAAACCCATCCGAAGTATGCACATTAGGACTTTCGCCTACCACCTCCACCACTGTCATGAGTGTTATCGGCGACGCACTTGTCGTACAGATGATGAAACGGATCGGGTTCAATAAGGCTGAATATGCCAAACGCCACCACGGCGGCTACCTTGGACAAAAGTCAAGAGGGGAAACAGTATAA